In the Sphingobacterium sp. PCS056 genome, CACATACCAATAGAGAAGGTGCTATGGAAAACGCGGCCTCTGTTGTTCAAGGTCTTAAAGAAATCCAGAGCTCATTGATCAATTATTTAAAATAGGCTTAATGATGACGAGCAATTTGCTGTCAGTATAAACTCTTGGGATGGATAAGGGTATTGACCAAGGATCAGTTGCGGATTGGAAGACGAGTTGTGAATGTTTGATGAATTGCCGGAAGTTGTTGAAGTGCATATACTTTTTGTACAAGTAGCAGGATAAGAAAACAGATGTAGATTCTTGAAGCAAAATAAAGTCTTCATCTATGATTTTTAAAACATATTGAAATGAATATTGGGAATAAATTAAAATTATTAAATCTTGTTGGACTGCTATTTGCATTTTTTAGTATGTCATTTTTACTAAAGGAAAATAAACCAACTTTTTTTATAATCGGAGACTCTACGGTAAAAAATGGACAAGGTAATGGATCTAATGGTCAGTGGGGATGGGGAAGTTTTATGGATCCCTATTTTGATCTTTCTCAGATTCATGTGAAAAATGAAGCGTTAGGAGGTACAAGTACAAGAACTTTTTATAATAATCCAAAATTATGGCAACAGGTGTTAGATCGTATTCGACCAGGAGATTTTGTGATCATGCAATTTGGACATAATGACTCAAGTCCCATTGTCGATACCTTACGTTCAAGAGGAACAATTAAAGGTAATGGTAATGAGTATCAAGAGGTATATAATCCCTTATTGAAGCAACATGAGGTTGTTTATAGTTATGGTTTTTATCTGCGACGTTTTGTGAAAAATATAAAGGATAAGGGGGCTACGGCTATTATTTGTTCTCCTGTTCCTCGTAATAGCTGGAATGGTCAGTACGTTAAATCATCTGAGTACGCGATTTGGGCTGCTGAAGCAGCTCAAAATTCGGGTAGCTTTTTTATCCCATTACAGGATTTGGTCATTGCTGAATATGAGAAACTAGGAAAAGAAAAAGTTGAAACCACCTATTTTGATACTAAAGATGCAACTCATACCCTACAAGCTGGTGCTCTATTGAATGCAAAGCTCGTTGCGCAACAGCTAAAACTTCAATCCCGCATCGGTATTAAAAAATTTATGAAATAAATGATGTTAGAAATGGGCTATCTAGCCCATTTTTTTGTGCTTTTAGTTGATCCATCAGGATACCTCAGGATGCGCAAATCCTAAAATAAGTGTATACTAGCTATTTGAAAACCGGTACTAAATCTGAATATCGTTGATCCATATTCTTATTCCTTACTATTTTATGATCTTAAATGACAAAATAACGTAACGAAGAATAAATGCTGTACTTCTATTTTAGTATTTCGGAGGATATTATTATAAAACTATTCCATTATAAATATGAAAAAAACAAAACACTGGTGTTATATGCTTGTGCTACTTACTATCGTCACCATAGCAGGTTGTGCTAGCGCTAAGCAGGTGAAAGCTCCATCTCAGCACATATCTTCCAATCAGGTGTTGCAGTCGCTGAGATTGACAAATCGTTATTTTATGGATAAATGGCCCGATACGGGAAAGCCTATTTATACGAACAGGTGGCGCCCCAGTAATATCTGGACAAGAGCTGTTTATTATGAAGGGTTGATGGCATTATATCAAATCGATCCTGATCAGAGCTATTATAATTATGCTGTAGATTGGGGAAATAAACATAAATGGGGCATGCGCAATGGTGTCGAAACACGAAATGCAGATGATCAGGCTTGTGGTCAAACGTATTTGGACCTTTATGAAATCGACCCACAACCGCAGCGTATTAAGGATATTAAAGCCAATATTGATTTTATCATACAATCGGGTAAAGTCGATGATTGGACATGGATAGATGCGATTCAGATGGGTATGCCTGTTTTTGCAAAATTAGGTGTCATGAATAACGATAAGACCTATTTTGAGTATATGTATAAAATGTACCAGCATTCAAAAGTTATTGAGGGTGGAGGACTGTATAATAAGGCCGATAAATTATGGTGGCGAGACAAAGATTTTGTTCCACCCTATCAGGAGCCTAATGGACAAGATTGTTATTGGTCAAGAGGGAATGGTTGGGTAGTAGCCGCCTTGGTTCGTGTGTTGGATTTGATTCCTCAAGACGAGGCTCATCGGGCCGAGTATCTTCAAGATTATAAGGATTTAATGGAAGCTCTATTGCCTATACAGCGAGCAGATGGCTTTTGGAATGTGAGTTTACATGATGCTAATCATTTTGGAGGAAGAGAAACCTCAGGCACCGCTTTATTTGTATATGGTATGGCTTGGGGAATTAATAAAGGTCTTTTAGATGAAAAAACATATCGACCAGTTGTTGAAAAAGCTTGGATAGCCATGTCTAATGAAGCCATTCATCCTTCTGGTTTTCTAGGCTTTATGCAAGGGACCGGTAAGGAACCAAAGGATGGACAACCCGTAAGTTTTTCAAGTATGCCCGATTTTGAAGATTATGGTTTGGGGTGTTTCTTGTTGGGGGGAACAGAGGTTTATAAGATGCTGAATAAATAACATATCTTAAGATACCCAATTTGAGGTGGAATCTGATGATAAGAGGAGAATAATGAAAATATAAAGTGAGATGCAAGTCTACTATTGGATCATGCTCATGGTAGAAGATGCATGAGCAAAATTAGTATTGAAAAAAATAAAGTATAATGGAAAAAGTAGCTTTTAAAATGAAACTAAAGCCAGGAATGCTGGAAGAATATAAAAAAAGACATCATGAGATCTGGCCAGAATTGGTTGATTTACTTCATTATAATGGGATTTCTGATTATACTATTTTTCTAGATGAAGAAACGGATACACTTTTTGCTGTGCAACGTCTTTCTGGTCATTCTTCTCAAGATTTAGGTAATGAAGTCATTGTTCAGAAGTGGTGGCTATATATGCGCGATCTGATGGAAGTGAATCCGGATAATTCACCCATATCAAAAAATCTACAACATGTATTTCATATGGATTAATGAACTGGAGATAAAGAAAACAATATGAAAAAAATATATGTGTTTTTGTTGATTGCATGTGCTATGAATATGGGTGGTCAATGTTATGGTCAAAATCTTTGGCCCCAAGTTACTAAGGAGATGAAACCTTGGACAAGATGGTGGTGGCTGGGATCTGCTGTAGATAAGGAAAACATAGCACGTGAATTGACATTGCTGGAAAAAAGTGGATTTGGTGGAGTAGAAATTACGCCTATTTATGGGGCGAAGGGCTTCGAAAATAAATACATCAATTTCCTTTCTCCTAAATGGATGGATATACTGAACGCAACAACAGATAAAGCGACTAAACTCGGTATGGGGGTCGACATGAATTTGGGTACAGGCTGGCCATTTGGTGGTCCGCAAATCCAAGAAAAGGATGCTGCTACGAAATTGATATTGGAAGAAATCGTTTTGAAAAAGGGAGAGCAACTCACATTTCCTTTAAAACCACAAGATTCCAAACATAAATATGCTGCATTGCAAGCGCTACGAGCTTATGCAGCAGGCAATAAGGAAATCAATCTTGACGTGAATATAGATCGTATTTCTGGCTATTGGACAGCTCCTGAAGATGTTAGAATATGGGCATTATTTACTGCAAGAACCTATCAAAAAGTAAAGAGGGCAGCTCCTGGTGGTGAAGGCTATACGCTTGACCATCTAGGGAGTCAATCCGTAAAAAACTATTTAAATAGATTTGACCATGCATTTGATCATAAAAATTTAAAAGTCAGAGCTTTCTTTAATGATAGTTATGAAGTTTATGGTGCAAACTGGACGGATACTTTCTTATTGGAATTTGATCGGATGAAGGGATATAAATTACAAGACCACCTGTTGGATTTTGCGGGGAAGGGTGGAGATGTCAATAAGATGGCAAGAATTAAATCTGATTACAGAGAGGTGGTCGATATGTTGTTAACTAAAAATTTTTTAACCCCTTTTACAGCATTTGCACAGCAAAATGGAGCACTATCTAAAAATCAAGCACACGGTTCACCGGGTAATTTGATTGATCTATATGCAGCTACCGATATTGCTGAATGCGAAACATTTGGTTCTAGTTATTTTCAAATTCCTGGTTTAAGAAGGGATTCGGCGGATGTCAGAAATGTAGATCCCGATCCAATGATGGCAAAATTTGCTACTTCGGCAACAAATGTATATGGAAAAAAATATACCTCTTCGGAAACATTTACTTGGTTAACCGAGCATTTTAAGACCTCTTTATCTCAAACCAAACCTGAGGTCGAACAATTATTTCTTGCCGGTGTCAATCATATATTCTATCACGGTACGACCTATTCACCTCAAGAAGTACCTTATCCAGGCTGGTTGTTTTATGCTTCTGTTAATTTTGTTCCTCACAACTCTTTTTGGGATCATCTTTCCGGCTTAAACCAATACATTACACGTGTGCAGTCTGTGTTACAGTCGACGAAGGCAAATCATGAATTATTGGTTTACTGGCCTGTATATGATCTGTGGAATGATGCAGAGAAATTGCAGCATGCATCGCATAGTGATGATGGGAAAGAAGTATGGGATAAAGCTTTGAAAGTCCATGATGTTGATGACTGGTTACACCCAACAGCTTTTTATAAGGAAAGCATAAAATTGCAACGCCGCGGTTATAGTTTCGATTTTGCAAGTGATCATATTTTGAATCAATCCATAATCAAGGGAAATCATATTTTAACTTCTAAGGAGGCTCATCCTTATCAAGCGATCTATATTCCAGCTTGTCATTATTTTTCGGAAAACACAATGAAGAAAATATTGCAGTTAGCCGAAGATGGTGCTACGATAATTTTTCAAGCCATGCCTAAGGAAGTTCCAGGTTTTAGTCAATTGGAGCAACGTACTGCTATGCTTCAGCAATATATCGGTTCGTTAGGATTTGATCAGGAAAATAAAAACCAATATACTGCTTATGGAAAAGGAAAAATTTATTTGACTACGGATATCCATACTGCTTTAGAAACAGAACATATTTTTCCTGAAAGGGTCAGTCAAACTGGATTAAAGTTTACGCGTCGTATTTCAGGGGATCAGATTTATTATTATTTAGTAAATCATGGTTCAGAAACTGTCGATAAAACTATTGAGCTTAATGCAAAAAGTAATTATTATTCTCTACTTGATCCACAAACTGGTAAGATCTATGCATTGACACCTACAGCGGGAAAAATTCGTGTGCAGATCCAACCTGGGTATTCTTGGATCGTTTTAGTTTCTCCAAATCAAAGGGCCGATCAGGCATATGTTTATATGGATCACTTACATGCGGAAGTACAGCTGACTGCGCCATGGAAAGTTAACTTTATTGCGGGGGGGCCAACTTTACCTCATTCAAGAAACGTGAAAACCTTAACCTCTTGGACCAAGTGGGATGATCAAGAAGCTGTTGATTTTTCGGGTACAGCTGCTTATGAAACCAGGTTTTCTCTGAAAAAAAATGATGGAAAGCGCTATCTATTGAAATTGGGAAGAGTGGCTGAAAGTGCTCGGGTATTTATTAACGGTCAAGATGCTGGGATTTTGTGGTCCATTCCTTTTCAGACCAATATCGAACAATTTTTGGTTGATGGTGAAAATAATATACGTGTTGAGGTTGCTAATTTAATGGCTAACCGGATGCGTTATTTAGACAAAAATAAAGTGTCATGGCGAAACTATCATGAAATCAATTTTGTCAATATCAATTATAAAGAATTTGATGCTAGTGATTGGGAACCTATGGATAGTGGGTTGATCGGGCCTGTTGAGCTTTTTAGTTATTGAAAATAAAGTTTTATATCTGACTAAGAGTTTCGTATTGGCGAGGCTCTAATTTTTAGTATAGGTCAGGTATTATCATCATTTTGTTTAGTGTTAATTACTTGGTTTATTGATTATTACCCCCTCTTGTTGATGTGGGAGCCACCTTTTAAGCAAAAGGTGGCTCTTTTTTTATAATCCTGAACAGAATTGGCAGGATTGAGCAGGATGGATAATTTATCTTATCGTTCTACATTTATACATCATTATAAATCTAGAAAGGTCTTGGTTGAAACTGTAACCAGTAGTTGACAAGAGAATAATCACTT is a window encoding:
- a CDS encoding glycoside hydrolase family 88 protein; translation: MKKTKHWCYMLVLLTIVTIAGCASAKQVKAPSQHISSNQVLQSLRLTNRYFMDKWPDTGKPIYTNRWRPSNIWTRAVYYEGLMALYQIDPDQSYYNYAVDWGNKHKWGMRNGVETRNADDQACGQTYLDLYEIDPQPQRIKDIKANIDFIIQSGKVDDWTWIDAIQMGMPVFAKLGVMNNDKTYFEYMYKMYQHSKVIEGGGLYNKADKLWWRDKDFVPPYQEPNGQDCYWSRGNGWVVAALVRVLDLIPQDEAHRAEYLQDYKDLMEALLPIQRADGFWNVSLHDANHFGGRETSGTALFVYGMAWGINKGLLDEKTYRPVVEKAWIAMSNEAIHPSGFLGFMQGTGKEPKDGQPVSFSSMPDFEDYGLGCFLLGGTEVYKMLNK
- a CDS encoding glycosyl hydrolase yields the protein MKKIYVFLLIACAMNMGGQCYGQNLWPQVTKEMKPWTRWWWLGSAVDKENIARELTLLEKSGFGGVEITPIYGAKGFENKYINFLSPKWMDILNATTDKATKLGMGVDMNLGTGWPFGGPQIQEKDAATKLILEEIVLKKGEQLTFPLKPQDSKHKYAALQALRAYAAGNKEINLDVNIDRISGYWTAPEDVRIWALFTARTYQKVKRAAPGGEGYTLDHLGSQSVKNYLNRFDHAFDHKNLKVRAFFNDSYEVYGANWTDTFLLEFDRMKGYKLQDHLLDFAGKGGDVNKMARIKSDYREVVDMLLTKNFLTPFTAFAQQNGALSKNQAHGSPGNLIDLYAATDIAECETFGSSYFQIPGLRRDSADVRNVDPDPMMAKFATSATNVYGKKYTSSETFTWLTEHFKTSLSQTKPEVEQLFLAGVNHIFYHGTTYSPQEVPYPGWLFYASVNFVPHNSFWDHLSGLNQYITRVQSVLQSTKANHELLVYWPVYDLWNDAEKLQHASHSDDGKEVWDKALKVHDVDDWLHPTAFYKESIKLQRRGYSFDFASDHILNQSIIKGNHILTSKEAHPYQAIYIPACHYFSENTMKKILQLAEDGATIIFQAMPKEVPGFSQLEQRTAMLQQYIGSLGFDQENKNQYTAYGKGKIYLTTDIHTALETEHIFPERVSQTGLKFTRRISGDQIYYYLVNHGSETVDKTIELNAKSNYYSLLDPQTGKIYALTPTAGKIRVQIQPGYSWIVLVSPNQRADQAYVYMDHLHAEVQLTAPWKVNFIAGGPTLPHSRNVKTLTSWTKWDDQEAVDFSGTAAYETRFSLKKNDGKRYLLKLGRVAESARVFINGQDAGILWSIPFQTNIEQFLVDGENNIRVEVANLMANRMRYLDKNKVSWRNYHEINFVNINYKEFDASDWEPMDSGLIGPVELFSY
- a CDS encoding rhamnogalacturonan acetylesterase; its protein translation is MNIGNKLKLLNLVGLLFAFFSMSFLLKENKPTFFIIGDSTVKNGQGNGSNGQWGWGSFMDPYFDLSQIHVKNEALGGTSTRTFYNNPKLWQQVLDRIRPGDFVIMQFGHNDSSPIVDTLRSRGTIKGNGNEYQEVYNPLLKQHEVVYSYGFYLRRFVKNIKDKGATAIICSPVPRNSWNGQYVKSSEYAIWAAEAAQNSGSFFIPLQDLVIAEYEKLGKEKVETTYFDTKDATHTLQAGALLNAKLVAQQLKLQSRIGIKKFMK
- the rhaM gene encoding L-rhamnose mutarotase, with the protein product MEKVAFKMKLKPGMLEEYKKRHHEIWPELVDLLHYNGISDYTIFLDEETDTLFAVQRLSGHSSQDLGNEVIVQKWWLYMRDLMEVNPDNSPISKNLQHVFHMD